The Arachis hypogaea cultivar Tifrunner chromosome 16, arahy.Tifrunner.gnm2.J5K5, whole genome shotgun sequence genome contains a region encoding:
- the LOC112758879 gene encoding uncharacterized protein, whose amino-acid sequence MTTFHKTRSIVFLVFLVSLLTLNTSVAASPITEAQELVKWKNTLSLPLPSSLKSWSLNNFDKLCSWEAILCDKTNTTITQINLSDFYLNGTLDALAFSSLPNLTYFNLNGNNFSGSLPSSIGRLSKLTFLDLGNNVFGDTLPSELGQLKELQYLSFHNNNFIGTIPYHLTSLPKVWYLDFGSNYFESRNWSQYSCLPSLTHLDLDFNSFTPEFPSFVLKCHNLTFLDLSQNTFNATIPESMFTNLSKLEYLNLTNCGMQGPLSPNLSKLSNLKELRMGNNVFTGPIPENIVLISGLQFLELNNISAHGAIPASLGQLKELQHLDLSTNFLNSSIPFELGLCSNLTFLALAGNTLTGSLPLSLSNLTKLLQLGLSENSFSGQISASLISNWIELTSLQLQNNNLTGRVPPEIGLLTKINYLFLYNNTMSGPIPVEIGNLKEMIQLDLSDNHFSGKIPLTIWNLTNITILNLFFNELSGTIPKDIGNLKSLQYFDVNNNKLSGELPDTIAQLPALVHFSVFSNKFSGNITQEFGKYSPNLDTIYLSNNSFSGELPPDLCNGTVLTILAANNNSFSGSLPKSLRNCSRLVKLRLDVNQFSDNITEAFGVYPSLDFISLSENRLVGELSPKWGECVNLTRMEMSKNKLSGTIPSELSKLSELAYLRLDANEFTGNIPPEMGKLTKLFMFNMSKNHMSGEVPQSIGSLANLNFLDFSDNNFIGSIPKELGNLQKLVSLNLSHNNQSGEIPSELGNLLSLQILLDLSSNSLTGEIPQNLEKLAKLEVLNVSHNYLSSRIPESLVNMLSLDSVDFSYNNLTGPIPTDGIFQTANAKYEGNPGLCGEVKGLHPCITNRNKSGGVDKRVLLGVLIPICGLLLGVICVAILVWRQHPKLNDEESESTQTSDKALSIVWGRDGQFTFSELAKATDDFNDRYCIGKGGFGSVYKAELPTGQVVAVKRLNISDSIDISPVNRQSFENEIRTLTGVRHRNIIKLYGFCSRRKQMFLVYEYVEKGSLRKVLYGEEGILELSWNKRMKIVQGIAHALAYLHTDCYPPVVHRDVTMNNILLDLDFEPRLADFGTAKLLSSDASTWTSVAGSYGYMAPELAQTMRVTDKCDVYSFGVVVLEIIMGKHPGELLTILSSNMSLSSMEDSQVLLRDVLDQRLPPPTGQLAEAVVFTVTTALACTRLVPESRPTMRSVAQELSATTQACLLEPFEMITMSKLTGFKNNN is encoded by the exons ATGACAACCTTCCATAAAACACGTTCTATTGTCTTTCTGGTATTTCTTGTATCTCTACTTACATTAAATACCTCAGTCGCAGCATCCCCAATAACAGAAGCACAAGAActtgttaaatggaaaaatactctatcccttcctcttccttcttcactCAAATCATGGTCACTCAACAACTTTGACAAACTTTGCAGTTGGGAAGCCATTCTTTGTGACAAAACAAACACAACAATCACCCAAATAAACCTCTCTGATTTCTACCTCAATGGTACTCTTGATGCCttggctttttcttctcttccaaaCCTCACTTATTTCAACCTCAACGGCAACAACTTCAGTGGATCATTGCCATCTTCCATTGGAAGACTCTCCAAGCTCACTTTCTTAGACTTgggaaacaatgtttttggagaCACTTTGCCTTCAGAGCTAGGCCAGTTAAAGGAACTTCAATATCTCAGTTTTCACAACAACAATTTCATTGGCACCATTCCCTATCATCTCACAAGTCTCCCCAAGGTATGGTACCTTGACTTTGGATCAAACTACTTTGAATCTCGAAACTGGTCTCAATATTCATGCTTGCCTTCACTAACACACCTTGACTTGGATTTCAATTCATTCACCCCTGAATTTCCAAGTTTTGTGCTCAAGTGCCACAACTTAACTTTCCTTGACCTCTCCCAAAATACTTTCAATGCCACAATACCAGAATCCATGTTCACCAATTTGAGCAAGCTTGAGTACCTTAACCTCACAAACTGTGGTATGCAAGGACCACTATCACCCAATTTGTCCAAGCTCTCAAATCTCAAAGAACTTCGAATGGGAAACAACGTGTTTACTGGTCCTATTCCGGAAAACATAGTATTGATATCCGGCCTTCAGTTTCTTGAATTGAATAACATTTCAGCCCATGGGGCAATCcctgcatccttaggccaactcAAAGAACTCCAGCATCTTGATCTTAGCACCAACTTTTTGAATTCTTCAATCCCTTTTGAACTTGGCCTATGCAGCAATCTAACTTTTCTTGCTTTAGCAGGCAATACTTTGACTGGTTCTTTACCTTTATCATTATCCAATCTGACCAAACTTTTACAATTGGGATTATCTGAAAATTCTTTTTCTGGTCAAATTTCTGCTTCATTGATCTCAAACTGGATCGAGTTGACATCTCTGCAACTCCAAAACAATAATTTAACGGGAAGAGTTCCTCCAGAAATTGGCTTGCTCACAAAAATCAATTACCTTTTCTTGTACAATAACACAATGTCAGGTCCAATACCTGTGGAGATTGGAAACCTGAAGGAAATGATACAATTAGACCTTTCAGACAACCATTTCTCTGGTAAGATTCCTCTAACTATTTGGAATCTTACAAATATTACAATCTTGAACCTTTTCTTCAATGAGTTATCAGGGACTATTCCCAAGGATATTGGAAACTTAAAATCACTACAATATTTTGATGTCAACAACAACAAATTAAGTGGAGAGTTACCAGATACGATAGCTCAACTGCCTGCTCTAGTGCATTTTTCTGTGTTTAGCAATAAATTCTCGGGTAACATTACTCAAGAATTTGGAAAGTATAGTCCTAATTTGGATACAATCTACCTTTCAAACAACAGTTTCTCAGGAGAATTGCCACCTGACTTGTGTAATGGTACTGTGTTAACTATTTTGGCAGCCAATAACAACAGTTTTTCAGGATCTTTGCCAAAGTCTTTGAGAAATTGTTCAAGACTAGTTAAACTTCGGCTTGATGTTAATCAATTCTCTGATAACATAACAGAAGCATTTGGGGTTTATCCAAGTCTTGATTTTATCTCACTCAGTGAAAATCGTCTTGTTGGTGAGCTATCTCCAAAGTGGGGTGAATGTGTCAACCTGACCAGGATGGAAATGAGTAAAAATAAACTTTCAGGAACAATCCCCTCCGAGTTGAGTAAGCTGAGTGAACTGGCATATCTGCGTTTGGACGCCAATGAATTCACAGGCAATATCCCACCTGAAATGGGAAAACTAACCAAGCTCTTTATGTTCAACATGAGCAAGAATCATATGTCTGGAGAAGTTCCTCAAAGTATTGGCAGTTTGGCTAATCTTAATTTTCTTGATTTTTCCGACAACAATTTTATTGGAAGCATTCCTAAAGAGCTTGGTAATCTTCAAAAATTAGTAAGCCTGAATTTAAGCCATAATAATCAATCAGGGGAGATACCATCTGAACTTGGCAATCTGTTATCACTCCAGATCCTCTTGGATCTCAGCAGCAACTCTCTTACAGGAGAAATTCCTCAGAACcttgaaaagcttgcaaaattgGAGGTTCTCAATGTCTCACACAACTATTTATCTAGCCGAATCCCAGAATCTTTGGTCAACATGCTCAGCCTTGATTCCGTTGACTTTTCTTACAATAACTTGACTGGTCCAATCCCAACTGATGGTATTTTCCAAACAGCAAATGCTAAATATGAAGGAAACCCAGGTTTGTGTGGTGAGGTAAAAGGTTTACATCCATGCATTACAAACAGAAACAAATCTGGAGGAGTTGACAAAAGGGTCCTTCTTGGTGTTCTTATACCAATTTGTGGATTACTATTGGGAGTGATATGTGTTGCAATCCTTGTATGGCGACAACACCCCAAACTCAATGACGAAGAGTCCGAAAGCACTCAAACTAGTGATAAAGCTCTTAGCATTGTGTGGGGAAGGGATGGACAATTCACATTCTCTGAACTTGCCAAGGCCACTGATGACTTCAATGATAGGTATTGCATTGGAAAGGGAGGATTTGGAAGTGTTTACAAAGCAGAATTACCTACAGGTCAAGTTGTTGCTGTCAAAAGACTCAATATCTCGGACTCTATTGACATTTCACCAGTAAACCGCCAGAGCTTTGAGAACGAGATAAGAACACTGACAGGTGTGAGACACCGCAACATAATCAAGCTATATGGTTTTTGCTCAAGGAGGAAACAGATGTTCTTGGTTTACGAATATGTTgagaaaggaagcttgcgaaaagtGCTGTATGGAGAGGAAGGAATATTGGAGCTAAGCTGGAACAAGAGGATGAAAATTGTGCAGGGAATAGCACATGCACTTGCCTACTTACACACTGATTGCTATCCGCCAGTTGTGCACAGAGATGTAACAATGAATAACATACTATTGGACTTGGACTTTGAACCTCGTCTTGCGGATTTCGGCACTGCAAAGCTTTTAAGCTCTGACGCTTCAACTTGGACCTCAGTGGCTGGTTCTTATGGCTACATGGCTCCAG AACTAGCCCAAACAATGAGGGTCACTGACAAGTGTGATGTGTATAGTTTCGGAGTGGTGGTGTTGGAGATAATAATGGGAAAACACCCTGGAGAACTCTTGACAATTCTATCCTCAAACATGTCCTTGTCATCCATGGAAGATTCACAGGTGCTTCTGAGGGATGTGTTAGACCAGAGGCTGCCACCTCCAACAGGGCAATTAGCTGAGGCAGTGGTGTTCACAGTGACCACAGCTTTGGCATGCACACGTTTGGTTCCAGAGTCCAGACCCACAATGCGTTCTGTCGCACAAGAGCTATCAGCTACTACACAGGCTTGTCTTTTGGAGCCATTTGAGATGATAACAATGAGCAAGCTTACAGGTTTCAAAAATAATAACTAG